In Paenibacillus hexagrammi, the following are encoded in one genomic region:
- the shc gene encoding squalene--hopene cyclase, with translation MQQKDGTWRFCFESGILIDAYMIIVLRVLELPYEALIKKLHDRIAERQELSGAWKVYPDEEDGNLDTTVDAYYAMLYSGYSKRTDASMQKAAAFIRSKGGIRQVRTVLTKVFLAATGQYPWPASLMIPLEFLLLPSSAPLSFYDFSGFARVHFAPILIMADRKFVSNASTAPDLSELDVQSYSDADANAQIPMMSSDEKRGFQTIMDEIHSGIKKLAAIPSLLHERALKYAEQYMLDRIESDGTLYSYASSTLLMILSLLSLGYDKRHPVIAAAVDGLITMLWPMKSGLHLQNSPSTIWDTALISTALQQAGAGQNQESVARSIQYLLSMQHDKQADWSTHVPHTPAGGWGFSESNTLNPDVDDTTAALRTIRLSAKENPNLLDPWNRGLNWILRMQNKDGGWPAFEKGVTNTWLTLFPIDGAKSAAIDPSSADLTGRTLEFLGTSAGLDMRHATVRRGVQWLLDNQQPDGSWYGRWGICYLYGTWAALTGLMAVKFDPEHPSVRKAVRWLLQIQNEDGGWGESCTSDRDRHYVPLHASTPSQTAWALDALIAVYSLPSAPIDRGMRRILLHMHQDDWTTIYPTGAALPGSFYTHYHSYRYIWPLMALNHYRRKYQQCSISDT, from the coding sequence ATGCAGCAAAAGGACGGCACTTGGCGCTTCTGCTTTGAAAGCGGCATTCTGATTGATGCCTATATGATCATCGTTCTCCGTGTGTTGGAGCTGCCCTATGAAGCCTTGATTAAAAAGCTGCATGACCGTATTGCAGAAAGACAGGAGCTTAGCGGCGCTTGGAAGGTCTATCCGGATGAGGAGGATGGCAATCTCGATACGACGGTGGATGCTTATTATGCCATGCTGTATTCGGGATACAGCAAACGGACGGACGCGTCCATGCAGAAAGCAGCAGCGTTCATCCGTTCCAAAGGCGGTATCCGGCAGGTCCGTACGGTTTTGACCAAGGTATTTCTGGCAGCGACAGGGCAGTACCCGTGGCCAGCTTCACTTATGATTCCTTTGGAATTTCTGCTTTTGCCCTCAAGCGCTCCGCTTAGTTTCTATGATTTCTCGGGATTCGCACGTGTTCACTTTGCACCGATTCTGATCATGGCGGATCGTAAATTCGTATCAAACGCGAGCACAGCCCCTGATCTCTCAGAGTTAGACGTACAAAGCTACTCCGATGCTGACGCAAACGCACAAATCCCTATGATGAGCTCCGACGAAAAGCGTGGGTTCCAAACCATCATGGACGAGATTCATAGTGGGATCAAGAAACTCGCGGCGATCCCTTCACTACTTCACGAAAGAGCTTTGAAATACGCCGAGCAGTATATGCTTGACCGCATTGAATCAGACGGTACACTGTACAGCTACGCAAGCAGTACGCTTCTCATGATTTTGTCGCTGCTGTCGCTAGGCTACGACAAGCGTCATCCTGTCATCGCCGCTGCTGTAGATGGCCTCATTACCATGCTTTGGCCGATGAAAAGTGGACTGCATTTGCAAAATTCTCCGTCCACGATTTGGGACACGGCGTTAATTTCCACTGCTTTGCAGCAAGCGGGCGCCGGGCAGAACCAGGAGTCGGTCGCCAGATCTATTCAGTATCTGCTCTCCATGCAGCATGACAAACAGGCCGACTGGAGTACCCATGTCCCGCATACGCCGGCAGGAGGCTGGGGATTCTCCGAGTCCAACACGCTCAACCCGGACGTTGACGATACTACGGCAGCACTTCGTACGATCCGGTTATCGGCAAAAGAGAACCCGAACCTCCTGGATCCTTGGAACCGCGGCCTCAATTGGATTTTACGAATGCAAAACAAAGATGGAGGCTGGCCTGCTTTCGAGAAGGGAGTTACGAATACGTGGCTCACGCTCTTCCCCATCGACGGCGCCAAATCTGCAGCTATCGATCCCTCCTCCGCCGATCTCACCGGCAGGACGCTAGAATTCCTCGGAACCTCAGCCGGTCTCGACATGAGGCACGCAACGGTTCGCAGAGGTGTTCAATGGCTGCTGGACAATCAACAGCCTGACGGGTCATGGTACGGTCGCTGGGGCATTTGTTATCTATACGGTACTTGGGCTGCTTTAACAGGTCTCATGGCGGTTAAATTCGATCCCGAGCATCCTTCGGTAAGGAAGGCTGTACGGTGGCTGCTCCAGATCCAGAATGAAGACGGAGGCTGGGGAGAATCCTGCACCAGTGACCGTGACAGACACTACGTGCCGCTCCATGCAAGCACACCTTCCCAGACAGCCTGGGCCCTTGATGCGCTGATTGCCGTTTACTCCTTACCATCGGCCCCAATCGACAGGGGCATGCGGCGGATCCTGCTGCATATGCATCAGGATGACTGGACAACTATTTATCCGACTGGCGCCGCTCTTCCCGGCAGCTTTTATACCCATTATCACAGCTACAGGTACATCTGGCCGCTGATGGCACTCAATCACTATAGAAGGAAATATCAGCAATGTTCGATTTCGGATACATGA
- a CDS encoding DUF1259 domain-containing protein, which produces METLQSLCSSFGDLIGGKAQYQDGVCAVTKTRDLHVSILGRPSRSHHTIALNCSFEQLDHQGVALILGEIALLQEEVNPFIYALQHQGIWISALHNHWIMSSPMLMYLHFSSLDHPLSFAAKLAEACKALKQ; this is translated from the coding sequence GTGGAAACACTTCAAAGTCTGTGCAGTTCATTCGGTGATTTGATTGGAGGCAAGGCGCAGTACCAAGACGGAGTGTGCGCTGTCACGAAAACAAGGGACTTACACGTTAGTATACTGGGACGGCCCAGCAGATCCCATCATACGATAGCGCTAAACTGTTCCTTTGAGCAGCTGGACCATCAAGGTGTCGCCTTGATTCTCGGGGAGATTGCGCTCCTTCAAGAAGAGGTGAATCCGTTCATTTATGCACTTCAGCATCAAGGGATATGGATTAGCGCCCTGCATAATCATTGGATCATGTCGTCTCCCATGCTGATGTATCTGCACTTCAGCTCGCTCGACCATCCGCTGTCCTTTGCGGCAAAGCTTGCAGAAGCCTGCAAGGCGCTTAAACAGTGA
- a CDS encoding MFS transporter, whose translation MEIRRRWLMASIGLGMLLNPLNSSMISVAIARLQEVYRLDFAVTSWMIFAFYISSSIAQPVMGKAGDLFGRRRIFLSGLIVVSVSSLLAPLSPGFGWLIAFRVIQSIGTSMIGAVGMAIMRNYVTENQAKGLAVLSIFISGAAAIGPSVGGFFIHWWDWPAIFLVNIPVAILSFFFAWRAIPADERKGVAVYKKSPKMWLADLDGLGILLFSLGVVGLLLGLLSIHSWRYDLIGLLGLLIMGLFIKHELKAGSPFIPVRTFAQYPAISWINLEFMLVNVLYYSLFFGFPSYLQMERQLSAMNTGLLMLSLGLCTLLTSPLAGRWIDKSGPRPALILSAALMVLGAVWIVTLNNNSSLIRIGLILAVFGISNGLNNVGMQAALFRSAPKEHAGVASGLFLTSRYMGTIFASLLLDFIFGHTIHSSGLRVLGVILAVIASSLVIMIWQKNTEKFRESSSI comes from the coding sequence ATGGAAATTCGGCGCAGATGGCTAATGGCATCAATTGGACTGGGTATGCTGCTCAATCCCTTAAATTCTTCTATGATTTCAGTTGCGATAGCAAGGTTGCAGGAGGTGTACCGGCTTGATTTCGCGGTGACTTCTTGGATGATCTTTGCATTCTACATCTCGAGCTCCATTGCTCAACCCGTTATGGGCAAGGCTGGCGACTTATTCGGACGCAGACGAATTTTTCTGTCAGGTTTGATTGTCGTTTCCGTTTCATCCCTATTAGCGCCATTATCCCCGGGATTCGGGTGGCTCATCGCATTTCGCGTCATACAGTCCATTGGAACAAGTATGATAGGCGCTGTAGGGATGGCTATCATGAGAAATTATGTGACGGAAAATCAAGCCAAGGGACTTGCCGTCTTATCGATTTTCATATCAGGGGCTGCGGCCATCGGTCCATCAGTTGGAGGATTTTTTATTCATTGGTGGGATTGGCCGGCAATCTTTCTCGTCAATATCCCAGTTGCAATTCTAAGCTTTTTCTTTGCATGGCGAGCTATTCCCGCAGATGAGCGGAAGGGAGTCGCTGTCTATAAAAAGTCTCCCAAGATGTGGTTGGCTGACTTGGATGGGTTAGGTATCCTCCTGTTCAGCCTGGGGGTGGTCGGCCTGTTGTTGGGTTTGTTATCGATACATTCATGGCGGTACGACCTTATAGGATTGTTAGGTCTCCTGATCATGGGATTGTTCATTAAGCATGAACTCAAAGCAGGTAGCCCCTTCATCCCAGTAAGAACCTTTGCCCAATATCCCGCAATAAGTTGGATTAATCTCGAATTCATGCTGGTCAACGTGCTGTACTATTCACTCTTCTTCGGATTTCCTTCCTACCTGCAGATGGAGCGTCAACTCAGTGCAATGAACACGGGATTGCTTATGTTAAGCCTAGGTCTATGCACGCTCCTCACTTCTCCACTTGCAGGACGATGGATTGACAAATCCGGTCCGAGACCCGCGCTCATCTTGTCAGCAGCACTTATGGTGCTAGGAGCTGTGTGGATCGTAACGCTGAACAATAATTCGTCATTGATCCGTATAGGCTTGATTTTAGCAGTATTCGGAATCAGCAATGGACTCAACAATGTTGGTATGCAGGCTGCGTTGTTTAGGTCGGCGCCAAAGGAACATGCTGGTGTTGCATCCGGATTGTTTTTAACATCGAGGTACATGGGGACGATATTTGCTTCCTTGCTGCTGGACTTTATTTTTGGGCACACCATTCATTCAAGCGGTCTCCGAGTATTAGGTGTAATTCTAGCGGTTATTGCAAGCTCATTAGTTATCATGATATGGCAAAAGAACACCGAAAAATTTCGGGAAAGCAGCTCTATATAA
- the rpoD gene encoding RNA polymerase sigma factor RpoD, which yields MDTYSSEQAQEQEQEWISDITLPAGIKVDDPVRLYLKEIGRVPLLSGEEEILLAQRIEQGDEEARKRLTEANLRLVVSIARRYAGRGMLFLDLIQEGNMGLMKAVEKFDYSKGYKFSTYATWWIRQAITRAIADQARTIRVPVHMVETVNKLLRISRQLLQDLGREPLPEEIAQSMEITVDKVREIMKISQEPVSLHTPIGDEHDSMLGDFIEDQEVISPPDAANFEMLKQELDQVLDTLTEREESVLRLRFGVDDGQPRTLEEVGKHFGVTRERIRQIEAKALRKLRHPTRSKRLKDFMD from the coding sequence ATGGATACGTACTCTTCGGAGCAAGCTCAAGAGCAAGAACAAGAATGGATATCAGATATAACCTTACCGGCTGGTATTAAGGTAGATGATCCTGTTCGACTTTACTTAAAAGAAATCGGCAGGGTGCCGCTATTGTCGGGAGAAGAAGAAATCTTATTGGCGCAGCGGATCGAGCAAGGAGACGAAGAAGCGAGGAAGAGGCTGACGGAGGCGAACCTTCGCCTTGTTGTAAGCATTGCGAGGCGTTATGCCGGACGGGGAATGCTGTTCCTGGACCTGATTCAGGAAGGCAATATGGGACTGATGAAAGCCGTTGAGAAGTTTGATTACAGTAAGGGATACAAATTTAGTACGTATGCTACGTGGTGGATTCGACAGGCGATAACCAGAGCGATTGCTGACCAAGCAAGAACCATACGAGTACCCGTTCACATGGTCGAAACAGTGAACAAACTGCTGCGCATCTCCCGGCAGCTGCTGCAGGATCTGGGAAGAGAGCCATTGCCCGAGGAAATTGCCCAGAGCATGGAGATAACCGTGGATAAAGTTCGGGAGATTATGAAAATTTCACAGGAACCGGTCTCGCTGCATACCCCGATCGGTGATGAGCATGATTCCATGCTAGGTGATTTCATCGAAGACCAGGAAGTGATTTCACCACCGGATGCTGCTAACTTCGAGATGCTGAAGCAGGAACTGGATCAGGTACTCGATACATTGACAGAACGCGAAGAAAGTGTGCTTCGACTTCGGTTTGGCGTCGATGATGGACAGCCAAGGACGCTAGAAGAAGTGGGCAAACATTTTGGAGTGACGCGCGAACGGATTCGTCAGATCGAAGCCAAGGCGCTCCGCAAGCTGCGCCATCCGACTCGAAGCAAGAGATTAAAGGATTTTATGGATTGA
- a CDS encoding threonine aldolase family protein, with protein sequence MAANYRILEAFNRTRYQLTGHGKRNVQVLKEAFELLEGSLDSDIYGNGNIIEDFQNRLAEILGKESAVFFPSGTMAQQIALRIWSDRKVLHKVAYHPLSHLEIHEKDGLKELHHIQPILIADKDRPVVLDDVLNLKEDISCLLLELPQREIGGQLPAYEDLEAISAYCRGKGIKLHLDGARLLEVCPYYEKSPAEICRLFDSVYISFYKGIGAIAGAILAGETSFTEESKVWKRRHGGDLISLYPYIVSADYYMDLRLPRMKQYYEDAKELAQLYNQCEAVTTRPPVPVSNMFHVHVRLPRDKMEAILVGIYEATDIGFTSHLRVVDEESCYFEVSIGDQYGCIPSDQIAHAFQQLRKEIAACQ encoded by the coding sequence ATGGCAGCCAATTATCGTATACTTGAGGCATTTAACCGCACAAGGTATCAGCTTACCGGACATGGCAAGAGAAATGTGCAGGTTCTGAAAGAGGCATTTGAGCTTCTAGAGGGAAGCTTGGACAGTGATATATATGGAAATGGGAATATCATAGAGGATTTTCAAAATCGCTTGGCTGAGATATTGGGAAAAGAATCAGCCGTATTTTTTCCAAGCGGCACGATGGCGCAGCAAATTGCATTACGTATTTGGTCGGACAGAAAGGTACTGCATAAGGTTGCTTACCATCCGCTCAGTCATTTGGAAATCCATGAGAAAGACGGATTGAAGGAGCTTCATCATATCCAGCCGATTCTCATCGCGGATAAGGACAGACCTGTTGTTCTCGATGATGTGCTGAATCTAAAAGAGGACATCTCCTGCCTGCTGCTGGAGCTTCCGCAAAGAGAGATAGGCGGGCAGCTGCCCGCCTATGAGGATCTTGAAGCAATCTCGGCTTATTGCCGCGGCAAAGGGATCAAGCTGCACCTGGACGGAGCTCGATTGTTGGAGGTGTGTCCTTACTATGAGAAGTCCCCTGCGGAAATTTGCCGGCTTTTTGACAGTGTGTACATCTCCTTCTACAAAGGTATCGGCGCGATAGCGGGAGCAATCCTTGCCGGCGAGACGAGCTTTACGGAGGAGTCCAAGGTCTGGAAGCGGCGTCATGGAGGAGATTTAATCAGCCTATATCCTTACATCGTGAGCGCTGACTATTATATGGATTTGAGATTGCCGAGAATGAAGCAGTATTATGAGGACGCGAAGGAGCTTGCGCAGCTGTACAATCAGTGTGAGGCGGTCACAACCAGACCTCCGGTGCCTGTATCCAATATGTTTCATGTTCATGTCCGGCTGCCCAGAGATAAGATGGAGGCCATCCTGGTTGGTATTTACGAAGCTACGGATATCGGATTCACCTCGCATCTGCGGGTGGTTGACGAGGAATCCTGTTATTTCGAAGTGAGCATTGGCGATCAGTACGGGTGCATTCCATCTGACCAAATTGCTCATGCTTTTCAGCAACTCCGTAAGGAGATCGCAGCTTGTCAATAG
- a CDS encoding RICIN domain-containing protein yields the protein MSKKKWFVATVASALLCGSLLLNAVPKAEAAPVWNLVWSDEFNGAAGSAPDGSKWVQETGGNGWGNNELEYYTDRRDNSYQDGNGNLVIKAKKESYGGRDYTSARLTTQGKFAQTYGKMEARIKIPYGQGLWPAFWMLGDNIGSVGWPQSGELDIMENVGYEPSMVHGTAHGPGYSGCCGIGNSYTLPGGQQFKDAYHVFSIEWEPNQVRWYVDGQQFHTLNKSQLGAGQTWVYDHPFFLLLNVAVGGNWPGNPDGSTVFPQTMNVDYVRVYQQANSGVASGTVYKLTNSGSGKALDVASAGTADGTKVQIWTPNGTAAQQWRAVSNSDGTYKLINTGSGKALDVASAGTADGTKVQIWTDNGTAAQKWTITANADGTYKLINAGSGKALDVTSSGTADGTSVQIWTDNGTSAQKWQLTAVQ from the coding sequence ATGAGCAAGAAAAAATGGTTCGTTGCAACCGTGGCCAGCGCTTTGCTGTGCGGCAGCTTGTTGTTGAATGCGGTCCCTAAGGCGGAGGCTGCTCCTGTGTGGAATTTGGTCTGGAGTGATGAATTTAATGGAGCTGCAGGCTCAGCGCCGGATGGCTCCAAATGGGTGCAGGAAACAGGCGGTAATGGTTGGGGTAACAATGAACTGGAGTACTACACGGATCGCCGGGATAACTCGTATCAAGACGGGAACGGGAACCTTGTCATTAAAGCGAAGAAAGAAAGCTATGGCGGCAGAGACTACACGTCTGCCAGATTAACGACACAAGGTAAGTTCGCACAGACCTACGGCAAAATGGAAGCGCGGATCAAGATTCCTTACGGTCAGGGCCTGTGGCCCGCTTTCTGGATGCTAGGCGATAATATTGGAAGTGTGGGTTGGCCGCAGAGCGGGGAGCTGGATATTATGGAAAATGTCGGCTATGAGCCATCCATGGTACACGGTACAGCACATGGTCCGGGCTACTCGGGCTGCTGCGGAATCGGCAACAGCTATACGCTGCCAGGAGGACAGCAGTTTAAGGATGCTTATCACGTCTTCTCCATCGAATGGGAGCCGAATCAAGTCAGGTGGTATGTGGACGGTCAGCAGTTCCATACATTAAACAAAAGTCAGCTTGGCGCAGGGCAGACCTGGGTATATGATCACCCATTCTTCCTTCTGCTGAATGTTGCGGTTGGCGGCAATTGGCCGGGTAATCCTGATGGAAGCACTGTCTTCCCGCAGACGATGAACGTGGACTATGTTCGGGTGTATCAACAAGCCAATTCAGGCGTTGCCTCCGGAACCGTCTATAAACTGACGAATTCAGGAAGCGGCAAGGCTCTGGATGTAGCAAGTGCGGGGACAGCAGACGGAACGAAGGTTCAAATCTGGACTCCTAATGGAACAGCTGCACAACAGTGGAGAGCAGTGAGCAATTCAGATGGCACCTATAAGCTCATTAATACGGGAAGCGGTAAAGCTCTCGATGTTGCAAGCGCGGGCACGGCTGACGGAACGAAGGTTCAGATCTGGACCGATAACGGGACAGCCGCCCAGAAGTGGACGATTACTGCAAATGCCGACGGGACTTACAAGCTGATCAATGCAGGAAGCGGTAAGGCGCTTGATGTAACTAGCTCAGGAACGGCTGACGGCACGAGCGTACAAATTTGGACAGATAACGGCACATCGGCACAAAAATGGCAGCTGACCGCTGTTCAGTAA
- a CDS encoding LysR family transcriptional regulator encodes MELLQLQYFREVARLEHMTDAARSLHVTQSSLSKTIQRLEEDLGVPLFDRTGRSLRLNEFGRKFLARTERALFELEQGKQELHDLISPESGTIELAVTTASTLPQILQVFRKKRPNVHFHVQMVALREMLPLLERGEADFCLSSPPIVGEDIECRILLRDPILLAVPTGHRLADQESVALAELENEWFVGLKKGYGARDLADQVCQSAGLAPTYVYEGDEPARLVALVEAGIGIAFIPSTSRDSREQVHLLRLKDHEMVREIALSWHKSRYLTRAAQEFREVVEQYFEQLAE; translated from the coding sequence ATGGAGCTGCTTCAATTGCAGTACTTTCGGGAGGTCGCACGGCTGGAGCATATGACCGACGCTGCACGCAGCCTGCATGTTACACAATCGTCACTAAGCAAGACGATCCAGCGCCTGGAGGAGGATTTAGGGGTTCCCTTATTCGATCGGACTGGGCGAAGCTTGAGATTAAATGAGTTTGGCCGCAAGTTTTTAGCTCGAACAGAAAGAGCATTATTTGAATTGGAGCAGGGGAAGCAGGAGCTTCACGACTTAATTAGCCCCGAAAGCGGGACAATCGAGTTGGCCGTAACCACCGCAAGTACGCTCCCGCAAATTCTTCAAGTATTTCGTAAAAAACGACCTAACGTCCATTTCCATGTGCAAATGGTTGCCCTTCGAGAGATGCTGCCTCTTTTAGAACGAGGAGAGGCCGATTTTTGCTTGTCCTCCCCGCCTATAGTCGGAGAGGATATCGAGTGCCGCATCCTGCTGCGCGATCCGATCCTGCTCGCGGTCCCCACGGGACACCGGCTTGCCGATCAGGAATCCGTGGCATTGGCTGAGCTTGAGAATGAATGGTTTGTCGGACTCAAGAAAGGCTATGGCGCTCGAGATCTAGCTGATCAAGTGTGCCAATCCGCTGGGTTAGCACCTACCTATGTATACGAGGGAGACGAACCCGCCAGGCTGGTTGCCTTGGTCGAGGCGGGAATCGGCATTGCTTTCATTCCAAGCACGTCAAGGGATTCAAGGGAACAGGTTCATTTGCTGCGGCTGAAAGACCATGAGATGGTTCGGGAAATCGCACTTTCGTGGCATAAAAGCCGGTATCTGACACGCGCTGCTCAAGAGTTTCGCGAGGTCGTGGAGCAATACTTCGAACAATTAGCAGAGTAG